In the Candidatus Binatia bacterium genome, CCACACGGGTGCGGAAGTGGTTTGCCACCGAAGTCCAAGGGGAGGCGTTCTACTACGACGAATGGGATTACTTGCTCAACGACTATCGCCCAAGCTGGTGCCGGTTAGTGGAGCTACCCGTGGACAGCGACGGAGGCGAGTTCTTTGCCTGCACCTTGGCGGACTACGCAGCGTTGCTGCCGATCGTTCGGCGCGAGTTCCAGAAAATTCGGCCAGATTCGTATAAGATCGTGCGCGGCTTGGAAGCGGGGGAGGACTTTGACCTCAACGCCGTCGTGGATGCGCGCGGCGATCAGCGGGCTCGGCGCACGCCCTCGCCCAAGCTTTATATTGCCCGGCGGCGCGAAGAGCGCGACGTTGCCGTGCTGTTCCTCATCGACATGAGCGCGAGCACGGATGAGCCGGTGGATCCCGCGGTACGAAGCGCCGGCTTCAGCCGTAATCGGCCCGGACCACAGCGGCGGATTATCGATATCACCAAGGAGGCACTCGTGATCATGGCCGAGGCCCTCGAGGAACTCGGCGATGCATACGCCATTTACGGCTTCTCTGGCCACGGGCGGCGGCAAGTGGAGTTTTATCGAGTGAAGTCATTCCGCGAGGCTTTGAGTCCGACCGTGCGTGGTCGCATCGGAGCGCTCGAGCCCAAGCGCAGCACGCGCATGGGGGCAGCGCTTCGGCATGCAATCACGAAAATGGGGGAAACTTCGGCGCGCTCGCGCCACATCTTACTGCTGAGCGATGGCTTCCCCCAAGACTTCGACTATGGGCAAGATCGCCGTAGCAACACCTACGGGCTGCGCGACACCACCGCCGCACTGCAGGAGTGCGAGGCGCGCGGGATCGTGCCGTTTTGCATCACCGTGGATCGTGCGGGTCACGACTACCTGCGGGAGATGTGCCCGCAATCGCGCTACCTCGTGATCGACGACATTGCTGCCCTCCCGCGGGAACTGCCGAAGATTTACCAGCGCGTGGTGGGCAGTTGAGAAATCGCCCGTGCGGACCGCGGTGAAACCTCTGCTCGAGGCTCGCGGCTTATTCGTGCCTGGCAACGTCGGGTATCGGCAGCCGAAACCCTTCGAGCCACCTGACCAAAAGTTGCCCCTCGCCTACATGCTCCACGTTGGCCAACTCTGCAAGCACGTCGCCGTGGCAGGGCCGCGGCCAGCAGCGGCAGCCCAAGCGATAGCCGCGCAAATTCCACACTGCGCGCAACAGCCCCGGGTGGCGCACAACGCGCCGACAGAACTGCGCGATCACCTGCTCCCGCGTGCCATGAACACCGATGTGAAACGGATTCGCCCATTGCGTCGGCCGGCCGATAAACACATCGAAGGGTTCACGCCGGCAGTGGACGACGCGGGCTGGCGGCCGACTTTCCAGCCGCGCGCGCCGCGTGGCATCGCGCCACGCCCACTCGAAAGCCCGCCAGTGGGAAGAGCGCTCGTGTTCCAGCACGATCGGCAGCTTGTGCAACAGCGCCTTTTCCGCCTGCGCGGGCGTGAACGACCCGCCGGCATAGTAGGCCACTGGCGGGGGCTCGGGTGTGACGTGCGGAGCATAGGTGGGATCGATCACACGCCCGTCGAACTCGCACCAACCGTGCTCGATGACGTACGGGACCGGACCAGCCGTCACCACCCAACCCTCGACGTAATGCGCGCCGCGCCCGAGATGGCTCACCGCCAGCGCGGCGTTGCGCCAACAGCGCCGATGCTGCGCGCGGATGCGGCGCGCTAGCTGCGCCGAAGTATCCGCGTCGAAGACAACATTCGTCACCGCCAGCATGGCCCAAAACCCCGGGCGCGTTCCATACTCCGTTGGCAAGATGTCAGTCAAGAGTTGCCACACCCGCGCCGCACTTACCATCCATTCGCCATTCACCATTTGCCATTCACCATTTGCCGTTGCCCACCACTCGCCCCTACGCTGCGCTGTCCACCACTTTTTGTGATAAGGAGAACCCAGTAATCCGAGCGAGGTGCGCGGGGCGATGGACTCGAATCCATGTGGGCGACAGGCGACGCGTTTGCGGCTCGTACTGGTTGGTTTCCTGCTTCTGCTGGCGCTGGAGTTACGCCCCAGCCGCGCAGGAGCCGCCGACTACGAAGCCTGGAACTGGGTTTACAAAAGCTGCCACGGACGTTTTGCCGACGTAGTTGCGAGCGGCTTCGGCACACTCATCGGGCTTCCCGCGGCTGGCCTTTGTGGTGTTGTCCTGCTGCCGGCCGATGTGGCCCACGAGATTCGCCACCCGGAGGATCGCTTCCTCCATTACTCGCGCGCGGCATGCGTGAAGCCGTTTGCCGCCGTGGGAGGCGCAGCGTACCTGCTGATGGGCGCCCCTTTTTACGCCGCGCAGTGGCTGGTGTGGGACTTGCCTCACGGGCCGTGCCCGGCAGCGCCACGCACTGTGCCCAAACCTCCGGAAACCACGCCGGCGAGTGCGGCGGAGTGACGCGAGCGACGTTGCTGAGCGGAGTCGTGGAGCCGCCGCTTCCCTGACGCGCACGCGGCACGCGTCGGGTCACGGAGAATGCGCGGCAGCAGAGGCCTCGGGGGTGTCGTCCGGACGCGTGTACCAGTACGCCCATAAGATCAGCACGGCTTGAAACGGCAGCCGCACCCAATTCCAAACTCCAGCTCCTTCGCTGCGGCCGAACAGCGGCACGTTGTTCCACGCAATGTGGATGTTGGCGGGGAATACCGCGATCAGCAGCAAGATCGTCGCCCACGCGGCCAGTCGTCGGGTCGGCGGCCACAGCACGCCCACGCCGCACAACACCTCGGCAACTCCGGAGAGGAAAATCAGCTCGCGGTGCCAAGGCAAGTACGGCGGCATCATGGGCATGTACGTGTCCGGCGACACGAAGTGCATCGTGCCTGCCACGATGTAAAAGACGCCCATGACCCACAGCAGGGCGCGCTTGATGGGGCTCATGGGGCGTGGTTTGGACCACGGGTGCACCCTGAAGTCAAACGCTCTCCACGGGCAAGGTCTTTCCCGCCCGAATGGGCTTCTGTAGAAAGCCCTGTTCATGGGAGACAAAAACTTTCGCCTACCCCGGAACGTCTGGCCCCGGCGGTACGGGCTCTCGATCGTGGCGGATCTGCAACGCTGGCAGTTTCAAGGTAACGTGCAAATTGACGTGCAGGTCTCCGAACCCTGTACCCGCGTGTATCTCCACGCCGTCGATTTGCAGATCGAAGCCGTGCAGGCCTTTTGGGGCGGCACTTGGCACTCGGCGAGCCGCGTGGAAGCCGATGCCGATGCCGAGGTGATCGCCATCGACTTTGTGGAGCCGTTGCCGGTGGGATCGCCCCGGCTGGATCTCGCCTTTCGCGGAGAGATCCTGGCTCGCTTGCGCGGCTTCTACCGTTCGGAGAAAGATGGCCTGCGCTACGCTGCCACGCAGTTCGAAGCGGCCGACGCACGCCGTGCGTTCCCGTGCTTCGATGAGCCGGAGTTCAAGGCGCGTTTTGCCGTCACGCTGGTCGTGCCCGCGGGCACGGTGGCAATCAGTAACGGACCGGAAATCTCTCGCCGCCAGCGTGCGGACGGGCGGTTGGAGTTTCGCTTCGCAGAGACGCCGCCGATTTCGTCTTACCTCGTGGCTTGGTGTATCGGCCCCTTCGAAGCGACACCGTTGGAGTTCACCCCCACCGGTGTGCCGGTGCGCGTGTGGTTGCCGCGGGGAATGGCGGAAAAGGGCGCATACGCGCTGGCCGCGCACGCGCAGTCGCTCGCGTACCTCGAGGACTACACCGGCATTCCGTACCCCTACGCCAAAGTCGACGCCATTGGCGTGCCGGATTTTGAGGCCGGTGCCATGGAAAACCCGGGGGCGATCACTTACCGGCTCACGGTGATTGCCGCCGACCCCGAGCGCGCCTCGCTGCCCACGCGCAAGGCGATTTTTTCCACCGCGGCTCACGAGCTCACGCACATGTGGTGGGGAGACTTGGTGACCATGGCTTGGTGGGATGACCTCTGGCTCAACGAGTCGTTCGCCACCTTCGTGGGCTCGAAGGTTACCGCCGACTTGAACCCCCAGTGGAACTTCTGGCGGGACTTTGTTGCTGCCTTGCAGCGCCCCTTCCAACTCGACTCCCTCGTGACCACCCACCCGATCTCCTTCCCGGTAGCGAATGCGAAGCAAGCGACAGAGCGGTTCGATGTTATCACCTACTGGAAAGGCGCCGCAGTGGTGCGCATGATCGAGAACTTTCTCGGTGCCGAGAACTTCCAAAAGGGGGTGCGCGCGTACCTGCAACGGCACCGCGAGGCGAATGCCACCGCCGAGGACTTTTGGCGCGAGCTCAGCACGGCGTCGGGTCAGCCGGTTGCGGAATTGGCCCGGTCGTGGATCCGCGCGCCCGGGCACCCGATCCTCGAACTCCGCACCACCGTTCAAACCGATGGAATTCAAGTGAGCGGGAAACAGCAGCGCTTCTTTGCTGACCCCGCTCAAGCAGAAACCGGCCACACCACGGAGTGGGTGATTCCGGTTGTGTGGAAGTACGGCACTGATCGTGGAATCCGCGAGCACCGCGAGGTGTGGCGGGGAGCGACGGCGTCGGTCCACCTCCCCGGTGCACGCTGGTTCTACCCCAATGGCAGTGCCGCAGGATTTTACCGCTTCTTGCTCGACGATGCTGCCTTGCACGCCCTCGTCCCAGCAATTCAACAGGGATTGGCACCGCACGAGCGCCTGAACTTGCTCGATAACCAGTTTGCCCTCTTGCGCGCGGCACGAGTCAGCGTCGCGGCCTACTTCCGCTTGCTCGACGGCTTCCGCGCGGAAACCGATCGCGCGGTGGTGAGCTTGATGATCGATCAGCTCAGTTGGCTCTGGCTGCACGTGATCGACGACGAATTCGAACCCACCTTTGCCAGCTTCGTGGAGCAACTCTTGCGGCCACAATGGGAGAGTTTGGGCTGGGAGCTGCGACCCACGGAAAGCGAGGACGACCGTTTGCGGCGCGCGGCGTTGCTTGCCGCCCTCGGCTCCATCGCTCGGGTCGCCTCCATCCGGCAAGAAGCGCGCGCACGGCTGGAGCGGTACTGGCAGGACCGGCAGTCGCTCGACCCGAATCTGGTGACGGCGGTGGTCAACGTCGCCGCCATTGAGGGCGACCGCACGCTCTACGAGCGGTATCTCGAGCGCAAGCACCAATTTGCCCACGAACCCGAGGAAGAGTACCGCTTCCTGATGGCTCTGGCGTCGTTCGAACATCCGGCTCTCGTCCAACGCACGCTGGAACTCGCGCTCAGTGACGAAGTGCGCGCACAAGATCGCCCGTTCTTGCTCGGTGCCCTGCTCGGCCGCCGTAAGGCACGACCGGCCGCTTGGAAATTCGTGCGCGCGCGGTGGCAGACGCTGACGGAACTCCTCGACCCAATGCTGCTGCAGAACCTCATCCGTGCACTCGGGCAAGTGACGTACGAGCCGGCAGCGACGGAGGTGTGTTCCTTCCTCCAAGACCATGTGCGCGACGAAACCCGCGAAACGACCGCACAGGTGTGCGAACAGCTTCGCCTCGATGCCGCCATCGTGGCCCGCTTGCGTGCTGAACTCCCGAAGGCACTGGGCGCGACAACGCAGTAACGGAGCAGTCAGCCGCGGTTCCGCCGGCCACACGGTTGCACTGGGTCGTAGGGGCGACGCATGCGGCGCCCCTACGGGTTGCGTCTCGTTGAAGAGATCCCGTCGCCGTGTGGTGGCCGGCAACGAGGGCAGCCACTAGGGCTGCCCCTACGATGGCGCGGGCGGCGGGTGCAAGGATGGGCAACGCGCGTGGCGCCGGTCGCAACACCGCCCGCAGTGCGCGCGTTCCCCATTCGTTATTCGCCATTCGCCATTCGCCATTCGCTATTCGCTAACCCACCACTCACCACTCGCTACTCGCTGCTCGCCCCCGCACGCACCACGGGCGACGCATGCGTCGCCCCTACAACCAGCGCTCGCCCTCCCCCCACACCGGCTATCACGCGCCGCCGCGGCTCTCGCCCCGGCCGAGCGCTCCCGCAATCAGATGCGCCACGCGCAAAGGCTCAGGCAGGCGGCCCCAGAGAGTCGTGCGTGCCAACAACTGCTGAGCCTCGTCGAGCGATAAGTTCCAGCGCTGCACGTAAACTCCAGCGAGCGGTTCCATCGGCCCCAAGCGTTCCAGGCATTGCCATTTGCCGCGCCCCTGAGGCACTTTCTCCCACAAGGCGCGGCGCAGTTTGTCCCAGTTGGGCTGCCGCCGGGCCACCACCAACACAGGGCGGTGCAGCTCGCTGCTCAGGGTGGGCACGTCCACGACGTTGAAACCCGCAAACGTCACCCCCTGCAGGAGGACCACCTGGATGTGCTCGTAAAAGCGCGACTCGCGCACCAGCCGCCCGAACACGTCGGTGGCATCGTCGCCGTCCCGCTCCACGGAACCCAACAAGACCCCGTCGAGTCGGGTCGACGCGAACACCGCACCGACCACGGGCACCCGTCCGGCCTGCCGCCGATGGAAGGGGGCGTCGTCGAAGCCCACCGTGTTGGAAAGCCGCCGCACTTTGCGTTGTTCTTGCCTGCTTCGCGGCTCTGTCGAGCTTCACCGGAAGCTTGCGAGGACACCCCGCCGTGCTGCTTCAACGAGGGGCGATGGCGGTGACGATCCATGCCGTGCCTAACATCCGCACGCCGTCCTCGGTTTCGTACGGTTTTAGGGCCTCGCGCACGCTCTCCGCTACACGCCGGCGAAGTTCGCCATCGGCTTCTTTGAGGAGTTTTCCGGTCGGCCCCATTTGCAATAAGAATTCAACCGCCCCCTCCAAGGGTTCCCCGGCACCGATGAGGAGCTCGCGCCGCACGGTGTGGAACTCGAGGTTTTCATAGCCGGCTGCGCTCAGGATGCGGCGCACCTTGTCAGCATCGGCAAAGGCAAACGGCCCGGGCGCATCGGGGTTAGGCAGCTCCGCGTTGGGCAAATGCTGCAGCGCGGCCATCAGGGGAACGGCCATCCACGGGTTTTCCGTCACCGCCTGCCAACACACAAACGCCAAACGTGCGCCGGGCCGCGAGGCTGCAAGCAAGTTGCGAAAGGCAGCTACAGCGTCGGCAAAGAACATCACCCCGAAGCGTGAGAACACGAGATCGAACTTGCGCGGCGGGAAGGGATAGCTTTGCGCGTCGCCGCGCACGAAGGTGACATTCTCTACCCCTTCGGCATCGGCCCGCTCGCGGGCGCGGTCCAGCATGGGCGTGGAGAGATCGATGCCGAGTACATGTCCGCCCGGGCTCACGCGCTGCGCCAGCTCGATCGAGGTGTGGCCACAACCACAGCCAACGTCGACCACGCGTTCTCCCGGGCTGACCCGCGCAAGGTCCATGGCCTCGCGTCCGAGTGGGCCGATTTGGGCATCCAAGAGCCGCTGGTACCGCACCCACTTCTCGCCCGCTTCGCTGTTCCAGTACTCCGCTTGATCGGTGTTTACGATGTGCATGCTCTGTCCTCCGTTTGCCGCGCGGCTCAGAGCAGCCGGGTCGAGTCCAACGAACTGGGAGTTTGCCCTGTTCCCCTCCCCTTCACGCTCCGAGCCGCAGCACTCGTGATGCCGCCAACGCCGCCATCCTAGCCCACCAGAGCGTGTTGCAACAGGCGGAGCAGCGCTGCGCGTCGGGAGCGCTCTCGAGCACGAAGACCATTTCCGCCACCGATGCTCCGAGAACTCGTGGTTGTTCGTTGCGGCGAGTACCGACCCTCGATCGCGGACGTCTCCCGGTTGGACGGAGCGAGCCGGAGATGTGGGGAGCCGAACATTCAGCCGGCGGTGCGGGCGTGGCGGCGGAATTCTTCGGCGCAGGCGTCTTCCGGGTCGAGTTGCAAGGTCATGTGGGTAATCCCGAAGCGATCGCGGAGCACGGTTTGCACGTGTTCGATCAATGCCCGATGCGTCACGTCGTTACGAACTACTAGGTGCGCGGTGAGCTCGTACATGCCGGACGTCATCGTCCACACATGTAAATCGTGCACTTCCAGCACGCCGGGGAAGTCCAATAACGTCCGCTCGATTTCGCCGAGGGAGAGCTCGCGCGGCGTGCCCATCATGAGGATGTCCAACGACTCTCGCACGATCTCCCACGAGCTGTACAAGATCAGCGCGCCGATGCAGAGGCCCGCCACAGCGTCGGCCCACTGCCAACCAAAGGCCCACATCGCCAGGCCCGCCGCAAGTGCGCTGAGCGAGCCCAAGGCGTCGCCGAACACGTGGACGATGGCTGCGCGCACGTTCAAGTTGCCCACCGGTCCGCGGTGGAGCATCCACAACACGGCTGCGTTGACCGCCAAGCCGAGTGCGGCAACCGGAATCATCCCGGCGGCGAGCACGGCCGGAGGCGACCACAAGCGGCGGTAGGCTTCGTGCCAAATCAAGCCCACCACGAGCCACATGGCCAACCCGTTGACGAACGCGGCGACGATTTCGATGCGATGGTACCCGAAGGTTTTGCTCTCGGTTGGTGGGCGCCTGGCAACCCACGAGGCCAACAATGCGATCGCCAGCGCAGCCACGTCGGACAGCATGTGGCCGGCATCGGAAAGCAAGGCCAAACTGTTCACCCACCACCCGGCGGCAGCCTCGACGGCGCAAAAGCTCGCAGTCAGCACCAGCGCCCGGCTGAGCGCCGCTGAGCTAGGCTTGGTGGGATGGGGTGCCACGGTCCAGTTCTTGTCGACGGCTGCGCCGCCAAGGTGGCCGTTGCTACTCACCGCCTTCGCGCAACTGTCGCTTCCAATCCAACACGCGGGCTTTTGCGGCCCAGGCTTCAGCCTCGGCAATTTTCCCCGCGCGCTGGCAAATGCGCGACAGGTTTGTGTACGCAAGCTGCTCTTCCGGAGCGAGCTCGACAGCCTTTTCCGCAGCCGCAATGGCCTCGTCCCACAGGCCCTGATCTGCCAGGGCCATGGATAGCCCTTCCCAAGCGTCAGCGAAGTTGGGATCCAACGCGATCGCAGCGCGGTAGTGGTCGATCGCGGCGTCCAGGTCGCCTGCAGCAACGCAGTCTACGGCCTGATCATAAAGTTCTTCGGCGCTCGGCATGATCCACACCTCTCGCGGTTCGAGGTGCGAACATGCTACCCGAGCAACCCGTGCGGCTCAACTGCAGGGAGCCGCACACAGGCGCCCGCGATGACAGCGACGGTTGCTGCCTGTGGCTGCGTAGCGGCTCCCCCGCCCTCGGTGCATTGTCGCTATCTGGGCGGAGTGCTAGCGAACCGCAAGCGCTCTGCTTTTCGGAAGCAGAGCGCGTTGTCCTTTGATGGCTACGGATCACGTCGATTTTGAGCAGGCATACAAACGGGTGGCAGCGCTCGGCCATGGCGGTGGCGATGCGTCCGTCGTCCGCGTGCAGGGGATGCGCGGTGGGGCGCGGAGTTTTTTCCTGCGCGCAGTAGCGCGGGCGTCAAGCCGCCCGCTGTTGGTCGTGACGGAAAACCCGACGGCCGCGGAGGCACTGTTCGACGAGCTTTCCTGGTGGCTCGGGGAAACGGAAACACTGAGTCCAACCGATCGCCGCGTGCATCTCCTCCCGGCGTACGATGCTCCGCCCCTCGAGGAACTCTCGCCCACGCCCGAGGTGGTGGCGCAGCGGGTACACGCGCTGTACCAGCTCTTGCACGGCAGGGCGCCGCTGGTGGTGGCCCCTGTGGAAGCGCTGTTGCGCAAGGTGCCGCCACGCGAGGCGGCCCGTGCCCGCTGGCGCTATCTCGTTCCGGGCGACGAACTCGATCGCGATACACTGGCGCGGGAGCTCGTGCGCTGGGGCTACCGGCGTGTGGAACTGGTTGAAGATCGGGGCGATTTTGCCGTGCGCGGGGGCATCGTCGACATCTTTCCCGTTGCCTATGCGCTGCCGGTGCGCATCCAGTTGGACGGCGACGAGATCACCGAACTCCACCACTTCGACCCCGCCTCGCAGCGCTCGCTGAAACCCTGTGCGGACCTCCTGCTGCTCCCTATGCGGGAGTTCGATACTGAGCGCATGTTTCATCCCGCGGTGCTCCGCGCCGTCGAAGAACGTGCCTTTGCTGCCGAAGTGAGCCGCGAGGAACGGCTGCGGTTGGTGGCCGGCTTGGAGAGCGGCATTGCGTTCCCAGGTATGGAGCGCTTGCTGCCACTCGCTTACGATACCCCGCTCGAACCCGTGTCGGCATATTTGCCGCCAGACGTGCTGCTGTGCTTTGACGGCCCGGCCGCGATCGAGCTTGCCGTCGAAGCCGCGGCGGAAGACATTCGCAAACGCGCCGCCGCCAAGGTGGAAGCCAACCAGTTTCTCTTGGATCCCGAGCTCTTGTACCTCGATGCCAAACAGTGGCGCGAACTCTTTGGCTCGCAGCCGCGGGTGGAGCTTGAAGCGCTGGAGATGTTGGTTGCCGCCGAGGGCGCGCCGTTGCTCACCGTTGCCTCTCACGGTGTGCGGGAAGCGCGCGTGGAGCGAGTTGCGGGTCGCCGCGAAGTCACGTTTGCTCCAGCGGCGGCGCGCATCCGCGATTGGTTGCGCGAGGGCTACCAGGTCGTTGCCGTGGTGCACCAAAGCTTGCAGGCCACGCGCTTGCGCAATTTGCTCGAGAATCACGGCATCACCGTGGTGCAGGCGCCGTCGCTCGAGGAGGCATTGTCAGCACCGCGTCAACACGCAGTGGTGTTCGTCTTCGGCCATTTGAGCACGGGCTTTCGCTTGCCCGACTTGAAACTGGTTTTCCTCAGCGAAGGGGAAATGCTGGGTGGCGATCGCCAGCGGCGGCGCAGCCAGCGCATCGACGTCGGCCAACTGCTGCGCAACTTGAGCGAGCTCAAGCCGGGCGACCATGTGGTGCACCTTGACTACGGCGTGGGCCGCTACTGCGGCCTGGTCCACCTTAAGATCAACGGCATCGAGAACGATTACTTGCACCTCGAATATGCCGGGAACGACCGGCTCTACCTCCCCGTCGAGCAAATCGGGTTGCTGCAAAAGTACATCGGGGCCGACGCCTCGCCGCCGCCGCTGGACAAGCTCGGCAGCACCCGTTGGGCGCGGGTCAAACAGAAGACCAAGGAAGCGATCCTGGCGATGGCCAAGGATCTCATCGACATTTACGCCCACCGTGAAGCGATGCAGCGCAAGCCCTACCCGCCGCCGGATGCCTACTACCGCCAGTTCGAAGCCGCGTTTCCCTTCGAGGAAACCGAAGACCAACTGCGCGCCATCGAGGATGTGCTGGCCGATATGCAAAAGCCGAAACCGATGGACCGCTTAGTCTGCGGCGACGTCGGCTTTGGCAAAACCGAAGTGGCCATGCGGGCCGCCTTCCTCGCCGTGATGGATGGCCGCCAAGTGGCCGTGCTCGTGCCCACCACCGTTCTCGCGCAACAGCACTTGAACACCTTCCGCAAACGCTTCGAGGGTTATCCGGTGCGGATCGAGATGCTCTCGCGCTTTCATTCGGCGAAGGAAAATGCCGCAGTGATTGCCGGCTTGAAAGACGGCAGCGTGGACATCGTGGTGGGCACGCACCGGCTCTTGCAAAACGACGTGGGCTTTCGCCAACTCGGCTTGCTCATCATCGACGAGGAGCACCGCTTTGGGGTGCGACACAAGGAAAAGATCAAGCAAATGCGCAAACTCGTCGACTGCCTCACACTCACCGCCACCCCAATTCCGCGTACCTTGCAGATGGCTTTTCTCGGAATCCGCGATCTCTCGGTAATAGAAACTCCGCCGGTCGACCGTCTCGCGGTGCGCACCTACGTCACCCGGTACGACGAGCAAGTCATTCGCGAAGCACTGCTGCGCGAAAAGGCGCGCGGCGGGCAAGCGTTTTTCGTGCATAACCGCGTAGAGTCGATCGAGATTCGCGCGCGCCAGCTCCGCCAACTGGTGCCGGAGTGTTCCTTCGTGGTCGCGCACGGGCAGATGAACGAGCATGAACTCGAGCGGGTGATGACCGACTTTGTCGAGCGCCGCTTCGATGTGCTTGTGTGCTCGGCGATCATCGAATCGGGCTTGGACATTCCCACCGCCAACACGATCATTATCGACCGAGCGGACCATTTCGGCCTCGCCCAGCTCTACCAGCTCCGGGGGCGGGTGGGCCGCTCGCACGAGCGCGCCTTCGCCTATCTTCTCGTCCCGGGCGAGCAGCTCATTACGCGCGAGGCACAAATGCGGCTGCGCGCGCTGCAAGAACTCGACGACCTCGGAGGCGGCTTCCGATTAGCCACAACGGATTTGGAAATCCGTGGTGCTGGCAACTTGCTGGGGAAACAGCAGTCCGGGCAAATCGCTGCTGTGGGGTTCGAACTTTACCAGCAAATGCTTGCAGAAGCGGTGCACGAACTGCGCGGCGAAACCGTGGAGCAGGACATCGAGCCCGAACTCCAACTGGGAATCAGTGCCTTCATTCCCGGGTGGTACATTGCCGATGAAAACCAGCGCTTGGTGTTTTATCGCCGGCTCGCCCAAGCGCACAGCCGCAAGGAACTCGACGCGCTCGCCGCCGAGTTGCAAGACCGCTACGGGCCTTTGCCCCCCGAGGTGGATTCGTTGCTGGGGGTGATGGATTTGCGCCGGGTTTTGAAAGTGCACAAAGTGCAACGCGTGAAAGTTGCCGGCGAGCACGTGTTGCTGCAGTTCCACCCGCAAGCGGATGTCGATGTCGACCGTTTGATCGCCCTCGTACGTACCGGCAAAGGCCGCTTCAGCATTCCGGCCGATTTTCAGTTGAGTTTCCAAGCCCGCAATCGCGATAGCGATGGGCTATTGGCGGAAATTGAAGAGGTGGTCGAGCAAGTGACCGGAAGCCTGCGCGAGAAACTGGAGGGAACGTATGCGTAACTGCAAACGCCACCAGCACCGGATGCTCATCGGGGGAACGTGTGTGGTCGCGTGGCTCTACACCTTCGGCATCTTCGGGTGCCTCGCCTGGACGAGCCCGCGCGCGGCGTTCGGCGAGCGCATCAACGCGGTGCTCGCCACGGTGGACGGCGAGCCGGTGACACTTTACGAGGTCAAGCGCTTTGCCAAAACCAGTTTGCGCTTGCGCCAATCCACCGGGCTTTCCGAGGCCGAACTCCTGCGCGCAGTGATTACGGACAAGATCGTCGAGCGCGAAGTGCAGCAAAAAGGTATCATCGTGCGCGATGAGGATGTGGACGCATACATCCGCTCGGTCAAAGAGCGCAACCGGATCGATGACCGCCAGTTGGAAGAGGCCCTCAAGGCACAAGGGCTCGACATGGCAACTTACCGGAAGCAAGTGCGGGAAGACCTGGCCCGGCAGCAGCTTTTGGCGCGGGAGATTCGCGGCAAGGTGACGGTGACCCCCGAAGATGTGCAACGCTACCTCGACGAGCACAAAGAAGAATACATCGGCCCGGCGCGCGTGCGCATCGCCCATATCTTCTTCCCGCTCCCGCCGGATGCTGGGGGCGACCAAGTGGCTGCCACCTTGGCACGGGCCGAAGAGGTGCGCCGGCAAATTGCCGACGGATTGGATTTTGCCGTGGCCGCGCAGCGGTACTCGCAAGATAAAACCGGCCGGGAAGGTGGCGACCTCGGCTGGTTCAAGCCCGGCGAGCTCGTCGACGAACTCGAACGCGCGCAAGAGCAGCTTAAAGTTGGCGAGGTGAGCCCGCCCGTGCGCACCCGTTTGGGGATCCACCTGATTCGGGTTCTCGCCCGCGAACAGGAGGGCAGCGTGGATCGCAGCGTGTTGGAAGAAGAAGTGCGGCAAAAACTCTACTCACAGGCGCTCGAGGAGCGCTTTCAGCGTTGGCTCAGCGAAGACTTGTACAAACTCCACCACGTGGAGATCTTCGCAGACTAGCGGCCCATGCCCGCGCGAGACGAGCGCCCGGTGATTGCCATCAC is a window encoding:
- a CDS encoding cation diffusion facilitator family transporter, with the translated sequence MSSNGHLGGAAVDKNWTVAPHPTKPSSAALSRALVLTASFCAVEAAAGWWVNSLALLSDAGHMLSDVAALAIALLASWVARRPPTESKTFGYHRIEIVAAFVNGLAMWLVVGLIWHEAYRRLWSPPAVLAAGMIPVAALGLAVNAAVLWMLHRGPVGNLNVRAAIVHVFGDALGSLSALAAGLAMWAFGWQWADAVAGLCIGALILYSSWEIVRESLDILMMGTPRELSLGEIERTLLDFPGVLEVHDLHVWTMTSGMYELTAHLVVRNDVTHRALIEHVQTVLRDRFGITHMTLQLDPEDACAEEFRRHARTAG
- a CDS encoding peptidylprolyl isomerase, encoding MRNCKRHQHRMLIGGTCVVAWLYTFGIFGCLAWTSPRAAFGERINAVLATVDGEPVTLYEVKRFAKTSLRLRQSTGLSEAELLRAVITDKIVEREVQQKGIIVRDEDVDAYIRSVKERNRIDDRQLEEALKAQGLDMATYRKQVREDLARQQLLAREIRGKVTVTPEDVQRYLDEHKEEYIGPARVRIAHIFFPLPPDAGGDQVAATLARAEEVRRQIADGLDFAVAAQRYSQDKTGREGGDLGWFKPGELVDELERAQEQLKVGEVSPPVRTRLGIHLIRVLAREQEGSVDRSVLEEEVRQKLYSQALEERFQRWLSEDLYKLHHVEIFAD
- a CDS encoding tetratricopeptide repeat protein translates to MPSAEELYDQAVDCVAAGDLDAAIDHYRAAIALDPNFADAWEGLSMALADQGLWDEAIAAAEKAVELAPEEQLAYTNLSRICQRAGKIAEAEAWAAKARVLDWKRQLREGGE
- the mfd gene encoding transcription-repair coupling factor; the encoded protein is MATDHVDFEQAYKRVAALGHGGGDASVVRVQGMRGGARSFFLRAVARASSRPLLVVTENPTAAEALFDELSWWLGETETLSPTDRRVHLLPAYDAPPLEELSPTPEVVAQRVHALYQLLHGRAPLVVAPVEALLRKVPPREAARARWRYLVPGDELDRDTLARELVRWGYRRVELVEDRGDFAVRGGIVDIFPVAYALPVRIQLDGDEITELHHFDPASQRSLKPCADLLLLPMREFDTERMFHPAVLRAVEERAFAAEVSREERLRLVAGLESGIAFPGMERLLPLAYDTPLEPVSAYLPPDVLLCFDGPAAIELAVEAAAEDIRKRAAAKVEANQFLLDPELLYLDAKQWRELFGSQPRVELEALEMLVAAEGAPLLTVASHGVREARVERVAGRREVTFAPAAARIRDWLREGYQVVAVVHQSLQATRLRNLLENHGITVVQAPSLEEALSAPRQHAVVFVFGHLSTGFRLPDLKLVFLSEGEMLGGDRQRRRSQRIDVGQLLRNLSELKPGDHVVHLDYGVGRYCGLVHLKINGIENDYLHLEYAGNDRLYLPVEQIGLLQKYIGADASPPPLDKLGSTRWARVKQKTKEAILAMAKDLIDIYAHREAMQRKPYPPPDAYYRQFEAAFPFEETEDQLRAIEDVLADMQKPKPMDRLVCGDVGFGKTEVAMRAAFLAVMDGRQVAVLVPTTVLAQQHLNTFRKRFEGYPVRIEMLSRFHSAKENAAVIAGLKDGSVDIVVGTHRLLQNDVGFRQLGLLIIDEEHRFGVRHKEKIKQMRKLVDCLTLTATPIPRTLQMAFLGIRDLSVIETPPVDRLAVRTYVTRYDEQVIREALLREKARGGQAFFVHNRVESIEIRARQLRQLVPECSFVVAHGQMNEHELERVMTDFVERRFDVLVCSAIIESGLDIPTANTIIIDRADHFGLAQLYQLRGRVGRSHERAFAYLLVPGEQLITREAQMRLRALQELDDLGGGFRLATTDLEIRGAGNLLGKQQSGQIAAVGFELYQQMLAEAVHELRGETVEQDIEPELQLGISAFIPGWYIADENQRLVFYRRLAQAHSRKELDALAAELQDRYGPLPPEVDSLLGVMDLRRVLKVHKVQRVKVAGEHVLLQFHPQADVDVDRLIALVRTGKGRFSIPADFQLSFQARNRDSDGLLAEIEEVVEQVTGSLREKLEGTYA